ggtagTGGTTACAGCAGCCGCAGCCGTGCTGGCAGGGATAAATATGGACCTCCAGTCCGTACTGAGTACCGTCTCATCGTGGAGAACTTGTCCAGTCGCTGTAGCTGGCAGGACCTGAAGGTACATTTTGAAACCAAACACTTTTTTACTCAGCTCAGTTAAACGTTCATTTGATCAACAACATTTGCGCCGTTAAACTTTAAAGACATAATGAGAGTCAAAgcattatttaatgtttttgctgtaaaaCCGTTTGCCCCCCAGGACTTCATGCGCCAGGCTGGAGAGGTGACGTACGCAGATGCCCATAAGGAACGTACAAATGAAGGGGTGATTGAGTTTCGTTCCTATTCGGACATGAAGAGGGCTTTGGATAAGCTGGATGGTACAGACATTAATGGGCGAAAAATTCGTCTAGTGGAGGACCGACCTCGCAGGCGGAGGTCTTATTCTGGCAGCCGCTCAAGGTTTGAAATTTCACAGGATattgcaaaaatacaaaaaaaatcacttaaatacaTATCATGTTGCATACTTTATTTCTGGAAGTTGTACAGTTTTTGAAAGAGTATATTAGTGGCTTACCCAAGTTCTAATGTTTTGTCTTGCtgtatgtgtttgtttaaaCACACTGGCTTTATGAAGCAAACTATACAGCTTCCATAGAATTGAGTTATCCAGGGAGGAGAGGAATCATTGACAACCTTTCTAGCACATCTATAAATCTTTGTCACCAACACACGGGTAGTATTAATTTGTTCACAGAAACTggtgtaagtttttttttcctgctttttgtgCTGTCACTCATAGATCACGTAGTCGTCGCCGTTCTCGCAGCAGGAGCCACAGGAGCTCCAGGAGTCGTTCCAGATCCAACTCCAGGTGAGACTGGGTTGAATctataaaacaaattaaacttgAATATGGATCAGTATTCTTATTTTAGCTTTGATGGTTAGGATTAAAGTTTGGGGGTTACCTAATGTGTCACCTGCCAGCAGTTAACTCTTTGCTAAGCTAGAAAAGTCGTGCAAATGGTAAGTGAAgtctgtgtgtttctttttctcttataGATCTCGTTCCCGTAGCAACAAGAGACGCCATCATTCACGCTCCAGATCAGGAAGGAAGTCTCGATCCAAGTCAGGAGAAAGCAAATCACGTTCTCGTAACCGTAGATCCGGCTCTCGCTCTCGCAAATCTAAGTCACTGTCTCGATCCCACAAATCAC
This window of the Cheilinus undulatus linkage group 11, ASM1832078v1, whole genome shotgun sequence genome carries:
- the LOC121517647 gene encoding serine/arginine-rich splicing factor 6-like isoform X1, with the protein product MPRVYIGRLSYHVREKDIQRFFSGYGKLMEIDLKNGYGFVEFEDNRDADDAVYELNGKELCGERVIVEHARGPRRDRDGYGGGYWGGGRSSGYSSRSRAGRDKYGPPVRTEYRLIVENLSSRCSWQDLKDFMRQAGEVTYADAHKERTNEGVIEFRSYSDMKRALDKLDGTDINGRKIRLVEDRPRRRRSYSGSRSRSRSRRRSRSRSHRSSRSRSRSNSRSRSRSNKRRHHSRSRSGRKSRSKSGESKSRSRNRRSGSRSRKSKSLSRSHKSHSHSVERKSKSRSKSRSKVKSERDSRSRSKEVSGDKKSRSRSSSPLENGKEARTTKSASRSPSPQEDEHQSKSREKRSATGSRSCSRSRSPSQD
- the LOC121517647 gene encoding serine/arginine-rich splicing factor 6-like isoform X2, which encodes MPRVYIGRLSYHVREKDIQRFFSGYGKLMEIDLKNGYGFVEFEDNRDADDAVYELNGKELCGERVIVEHARGPRRDRDGYGSGYSSRSRAGRDKYGPPVRTEYRLIVENLSSRCSWQDLKDFMRQAGEVTYADAHKERTNEGVIEFRSYSDMKRALDKLDGTDINGRKIRLVEDRPRRRRSYSGSRSRSRSRRRSRSRSHRSSRSRSRSNSRSRSRSNKRRHHSRSRSGRKSRSKSGESKSRSRNRRSGSRSRKSKSLSRSHKSHSHSVERKSKSRSKSRSKVKSERDSRSRSKEVSGDKKSRSRSSSPLENGKEARTTKSASRSPSPQEDEHQSKSREKRSATGSRSCSRSRSPSQD